The genomic region AAGCCGTTCTTATCTTTGTCACCGAAGATTTTCGCACCGATACGCAGGTGAAGTCCGAGACCGAAGCCAGCCGCAGCCGGTCAACGCCCGTTCTGAAGCTGAACTTTGTCAGGAAATTTGTCACGGGCATTTACGATTATTCGCTGTACACGTCCGTTTTTACGCCCATTCAGCACGCCGAGTTTCCCGCCACGCTTAAAGTAAGCACCTCGGGGCAGGAATGGTGCGGGCACAGTTATCTGCAGATGAATTACCGCAGCGGCGGTTATGGGGTGAGCGGCCGGTCGTATTTTGAGCAGGAGGTGGCCGAGGATTACGAAATTGGGAAAGCCCTGCTGGAAGACGAAATCTGGAACCGCATCCGGCTGGCACCCGACCGGTTGCCGACCGGCTCTGTTTCGGTCGTTCCGGGCACGCAGTCGGCGCGGCTGCGGCACAGGAAGCTGGAACCCCTCACCGCCGATGTTTCGCTGACCGATTATACCGGAACGGCTTTTTCCGGAAATAGCCCGAAAGCGTACCGGCTGGAGTATAAGACCGACGGCCGGACGCTGCTGATCGTCTTTGAAAATCAGTTTCCTCACCGGATTCTGGGCTGGGAAGAAACGTACAAAAGCAAAGACAAACAACTTACCTCCCGCGCCGTTTTACAGAAAACAGTTCAAACGGATTACTGGAACCGGAATGCTCCGGCTGACACGGTTCTGCGCCTGTAGTTCAGGTAAAGTGTCAACATGCCTAATCATTCGTAAACCATTCCCGGAATGAGGTTCCGGGTTACAGCACCATGAAACGCTTCCTTGCTTTTTTGCTGATTGCTCTATCCGGCTGCTCCGATTCCGCCAAAGAAGCCGAAAAGCCCACCGACACGACTCCGACGCATACGCTGATTTTTATGGATAAATCGGTGAGTGTGAACGTCAACCGGGCCTTTGTCGCGCAAAAATACCAGCAGGCGCTCAACGAAATCATTGATCAGAATATTCAGAAAAAAGGCGACAAGCTGGAGGTGTACTTCATTCACGAAAACACGTCCAAAGCCCGGGCCCTGACCGTCACGACCCGCTCGGAGCTGGAAGTGGAGGACAACGCCAACGCCACCGACCGCGAAGCCGCCCAGACGACCTTCGATCTGGCGCTGGGCCGCGAAAAAGCCGTCATCCGCCAGCGCGTGCTTCAGCAGCTGGCGCAGCAGAACGGCGGCCGGTCGAACCAGCAGACCGACATCTGGGCCAGTCTGCCCGTCATCGCCAAAGCCGCCGACAGCGGAGCCAACCTGAAAGTGTATTACCTCAGCGACATGGTGGAAAGCACCAAAGGCCCCGGTCGCCGGGACTTCCACCAGACGCCGCCCAAAGACAACGCCCAGGCCGAAGAGTGGGCCAAAACCGACGCCGAACAGTTGAAGAAAAACAGCATCGGCAGTCCCGACATTACGCTTATTCTACCGTTTGAGCCCAACGCGTCCGTCCGCGAAAACAATCCGGCGGTCACGCAGTACTGGCAGACGCTGTTTGGCGAACTGGGTGCCGGAAACGTTGAGGAGCAGTAGATTCCGTTATTTTTTCAACAGTTCCACCACTTTGTCCACCGGCAGTTTCTCCACCTGGTGCCCCTGATCGCCCTTCATCGTTTCGGCGGCGAACAGCGAATTGATGATGGCTTCCTCCGTCGCTTCGATGGCGGCCATGAACAGGGGCGAGACATTGTCGTTGCGAAGGAGCTTTACCTCGTCGAGCGTCCGGCTGGTTTCGTGGGGAATGCGATTGGCCGTCGAAACCGCAATGACGTAGTCGCCGCTGCCGTTGGAGGCGATGCCGCCGGTCTGGGCCAGTCCCATAAACGCCCGTTTGGCGAGCCGCTTCAGGTTACGGGCGTCGAGTGGCGCGTCCGTCAGCACCACCATCATGCAGGAGCCGTCCAGTTTTTCCCTGTAAGAATATTTGCCCAGCGCCACGCCGACGGGCAGGTTTCCGACCTGCAGCACCCCGCCGAAATTGGTCTGCACCAGTACGCCGACCGTGTAGCCGCCCAGCGAACCGGGCAGTTTCCGCGAAGCCGTACCGATGCCGCCTTTGAACCCGAAACAGACCGTTCCGGTCCCGGCACCGACGGCCCCTTCGGCGACCGGCCCGGTACTGGCTTTCCGCAGGGCTTCCAGCACGTGCTGCCGGGTGACGTGCCGTCCGCGGATGTCGTTGAGAAAGCCGTCGTTGGTTTCGCCGATGACCGGGTTCAGGGACCGCACCTGCTCGTTGCCGGGCTGCGCCAGCGTATAATCGATGACGGCATCGGCGGCCGTCGGGACGCTCAGCGTGTTGGTCAGCACAATTGGCGTTTCCAGCGTTCCGAGTTCTTCCACCTGGCTGTAGCCCGTCAGCTTGCCGAAGCCGTTGCCGATGTAAATGGCCGCCGGGCATTTTTCCTGAAACAGATTGCCCGCATGCGGCAGAATGGCCGTTACGCCCGTTCGGACGTTCGGGCCCTGAATGAGCGTCACCTGGCCGACCCGGACGCCCGGCACGTCGGTGATGGCGTTGAGCGGACCGGGCGCCATGACGCCGAAGCGGATTGCGTAGTCGCGGGCGCGTTTGGAAGATTGGGCGGAAACAGCCATGGAAAAGAGCAGAAACAGACCAAGTAACCGTAAAATCATGGGAAAAAAGTTGAAAACCGACGGCAGACAATTCCTATCCGCAAATGAAAGGTTATTCCGGCGCACTTTTCGACTTTATAGAAAAAAGTAGTGTCCTTTTACGCCCGTTCATTCCGGATTCCCCTGATGATTGCTAAAACTGGTCTGCTTACCCGGCTTTTTCTGAGCCTGACCTTCCTGTTCGCTCTGGCTTCGGCTTTGCAGGCCGCTCCAAAACCGAAAACGTACTATGCCGATTCGCCGGACGGGAAAACCCGGCTGGAAGTGTCCGTAAACGAGCGGCAGGAACTGGTCTACCGCCTGCTTTTCAACGGAGAGCCGGTTCTCGACGGGTCGAAGCTGGGCCTGCGGCTCAACGGAGTGACCGTTGGCCAAAACTGCCTCATCAGAAAGCAGCGGCAGCGTTCGCACCGGGAGCAGTTTGCCTGGCCGCTGGGCGAAAACGAGCGGATTCGGAATCATTACCGGGAGCTGACGCTGGATTGCCAGTCCGGCCCGGTCGCGTTTCGGCTGGTAGCCCGGGTGTTCGATGGAAGCGCGGCGTTCCGGTACGTTATTCCTAAAGCCGACAACGG from Tellurirhabdus rosea harbors:
- a CDS encoding DmpA family aminopeptidase, whose amino-acid sequence is MILRLLGLFLLFSMAVSAQSSKRARDYAIRFGVMAPGPLNAITDVPGVRVGQVTLIQGPNVRTGVTAILPHAGNLFQEKCPAAIYIGNGFGKLTGYSQVEELGTLETPIVLTNTLSVPTAADAVIDYTLAQPGNEQVRSLNPVIGETNDGFLNDIRGRHVTRQHVLEALRKASTGPVAEGAVGAGTGTVCFGFKGGIGTASRKLPGSLGGYTVGVLVQTNFGGVLQVGNLPVGVALGKYSYREKLDGSCMMVVLTDAPLDARNLKRLAKRAFMGLAQTGGIASNGSGDYVIAVSTANRIPHETSRTLDEVKLLRNDNVSPLFMAAIEATEEAIINSLFAAETMKGDQGHQVEKLPVDKVVELLKK